A genomic window from Candidatus Tumulicola sp. includes:
- a CDS encoding DUF4126 domain-containing protein, translating to MDGASQLALAYALTTTAGLRGFLTLLAAAIATHAGWIHPAPAFAWLGSAGAIGVLAVFSLLELLGDKIPAVDHALHSIYFAVRPLAGAILVGDTVHTGSQTELYLLMAAGALNALVVHGSSAAVRATSTVTTMSLANAPLSFVEDALAIGGIVLAFLAPVLAAVLAALLVAFLIVLARATYMRFRARSSSA from the coding sequence GTGGACGGTGCCTCGCAGCTCGCCCTCGCCTATGCGCTGACGACGACTGCCGGCCTGCGCGGTTTCCTCACGCTGCTGGCCGCGGCGATCGCCACGCATGCCGGATGGATCCATCCGGCACCGGCATTTGCGTGGCTTGGTTCGGCTGGGGCGATCGGCGTGCTTGCGGTGTTCTCGCTGCTCGAGTTGCTGGGCGACAAGATCCCGGCGGTCGATCATGCCCTGCACTCGATCTACTTCGCGGTTCGGCCGCTGGCGGGCGCGATTCTCGTCGGCGACACCGTGCATACGGGAAGTCAAACCGAATTGTACCTGCTCATGGCCGCAGGCGCGCTCAACGCGCTCGTCGTGCACGGCTCGTCGGCAGCCGTCCGCGCCACTTCGACCGTTACGACGATGTCGCTCGCCAACGCTCCGCTGAGTTTCGTCGAAGATGCGCTGGCCATCGGCGGCATCGTCTTGGCGTTCTTGGCGCCCGTGCTGGCGGCTGTGCTGGCGGCCCTGCTGGTCGCGTTCCTGATCGTGCTGGCGCGCGCGACGTACATGCGCTTCCGCGCTCGTTCCAGTTCCGCCTGA
- a CDS encoding GNAT family N-acetyltransferase — protein MLDLHTPRLHLIAATLAMADAETSDRARLSILLRASLPLDWPPPLNDEASARWFTEYLSLHPAAVGWVMWYFILDEAGARRAIGNGGFKGEPNGGTVEIGYSIVPEFQRRGYATEAVGALVEWALGHDTVNRVVAETLPELAASKAVLRKLGFQPAEGASAPGVLRFERLKIVRAS, from the coding sequence TTGCTCGATCTCCACACGCCGCGCCTGCACCTGATCGCGGCGACGCTCGCGATGGCTGATGCCGAGACGAGCGATCGCGCACGTCTTTCTATCTTGCTCCGCGCGTCGCTTCCGCTTGACTGGCCGCCGCCGCTCAACGACGAAGCTTCGGCGCGCTGGTTCACCGAATACTTAAGCCTGCATCCGGCCGCCGTGGGTTGGGTGATGTGGTATTTCATCCTCGACGAGGCCGGCGCGCGCCGCGCGATCGGCAACGGCGGTTTCAAGGGCGAGCCCAACGGTGGCACGGTCGAGATCGGGTACTCGATCGTGCCGGAATTCCAACGGCGCGGCTATGCGACCGAAGCGGTGGGCGCTTTGGTGGAGTGGGCTTTGGGCCATGACACGGTGAATCGCGTCGTCGCTGAAACGCTGCCGGAGCTCGCGGCGTCGAAAGCGGTGCTTCGCAAGCTTGGTTTTCAACCGGCTGAGGGTGCGAGCGCGCCGGGCGTTCTCCGCTTCGAAAGACTGAAAATTGTTCGAGCGTCTTGA
- a CDS encoding NUDIX hydrolase gives MAINPVVRAAGGVIVRSRPDGALEVAVVHRPSYDDWTLPKGKLQAGEREEHTALREVEEETGMRCRLERALGTTKYKDHRGRPKVVHYWVMRALDGHFRKCREVDELRWATVRQAASLLSYSHDRALLRGLSNEIDADVGGSTERQGRTALRNQMSRLIYLVRHAKALNRSEWAEPDELRPLSKAGRKQAEELVLRLGAFSFERVLSSPHVRCRETVEPLAKQHKLQVENADVLAEGTDADDVMAFLKSLTNPAVLCSHGDVIGDVMTNLVADGLAVEGELKWEKGSTWVLESDGEDFLYGRYLPPP, from the coding sequence GTGGCTATAAACCCAGTCGTTCGAGCCGCAGGCGGCGTGATCGTGAGGTCCCGGCCCGACGGCGCTCTCGAAGTCGCCGTTGTCCACCGTCCCTCGTACGACGATTGGACCCTTCCCAAGGGCAAGCTGCAGGCGGGCGAGCGCGAAGAGCATACCGCGCTGCGCGAGGTCGAAGAAGAGACCGGCATGCGCTGCCGCTTGGAACGCGCGCTCGGTACGACGAAGTACAAGGACCACCGCGGCCGCCCGAAGGTCGTCCATTACTGGGTGATGCGCGCGTTGGACGGCCATTTCCGGAAGTGCCGCGAAGTCGACGAACTGCGCTGGGCGACCGTTCGTCAGGCCGCTTCACTGCTGAGCTACTCGCACGATCGCGCTCTTCTGCGCGGGCTCTCCAACGAGATCGACGCCGATGTCGGCGGATCGACCGAGCGCCAAGGGCGGACCGCGTTGCGCAATCAGATGAGCCGCCTGATCTACCTCGTGCGGCATGCAAAGGCGCTGAACCGAAGCGAATGGGCCGAGCCCGATGAATTGCGGCCGCTCTCCAAGGCCGGCCGCAAACAGGCTGAAGAACTCGTCCTTCGGCTTGGCGCGTTTTCATTCGAGCGCGTGCTCTCGAGTCCGCACGTGCGCTGCCGCGAGACGGTGGAACCGCTGGCCAAACAACACAAACTGCAAGTCGAAAATGCCGACGTGCTCGCGGAGGGAACCGACGCGGACGACGTCATGGCATTCCTCAAGTCGCTCACCAACCCGGCCGTCTTGTGCAGCCACGGCGACGTCATCGGCGACGTCATGACCAACCTCGTGGCGGACGGTCTGGCCGTCGAGGGCGAACTGAAGTGGGAGAAAGGTTCGACCTGGGTGCTCGAATCCGACGGCGAGGACTTCTTGTACGGCCGCTACTTACCGCCGCCATGA
- a CDS encoding CYTH and CHAD domain-containing protein has translation MLERELKLEAPPRFKLPDLDGVHPAVASTKPGQERLNTTYFDTRDYRLTRWGCSLRYRAGQAWTVKLPTEASDALLVRGEHPFEGDAEQPPRGAIELLSAYLRDTPVHKVAQLRALRTFADLIDSRGEKLAQVSLDAVSVIDEGRAVSRFREVEIELTDAAPEDLLDAVVVRLQAAGAGSPDPTPKVARALGSRALRPPEIVAEELAPDASAGEVVRRALADGVIRLLRHDAGVRLRADPEEVHQARVAVRRLRSALRTFLPIMDIDWASALRQDLDQLADDFGAVRDADVRKERLRARTQTLHPPDRAAARRIQAVAQAQRDDAMRHVSETISSRGYVELLKRLVDAARMPSLAPIAAEPAIMALPPLVASLWRNARNRVEQFGDRPSDRQLHKLRIRAKRCRYAAEALAPVIGKRARAFSKAAAALQEVLGQHHDAVVTQDWLKRNVPAGKLSFAAGQLCALELTAQAEAYSRWREAWRAFDRKKLRAWL, from the coding sequence GTGCTTGAACGCGAGCTAAAACTCGAAGCCCCGCCCCGTTTCAAACTTCCGGATCTCGATGGCGTCCACCCGGCCGTCGCGTCGACGAAGCCAGGCCAGGAACGTCTCAACACGACCTACTTCGACACGCGCGACTATCGGCTGACGCGCTGGGGCTGCAGCCTGCGCTATCGCGCGGGCCAGGCTTGGACGGTCAAGCTGCCGACTGAAGCGAGCGACGCCCTGCTCGTCCGCGGCGAGCACCCATTTGAGGGCGACGCGGAGCAGCCGCCGCGCGGTGCGATCGAATTGCTCAGCGCCTACCTTCGCGACACGCCGGTGCATAAGGTCGCACAGCTGCGCGCGCTGCGCACCTTCGCGGATCTCATCGACTCGCGCGGCGAGAAACTGGCGCAAGTCAGCCTCGACGCAGTCTCGGTCATCGATGAGGGCCGCGCGGTGTCGCGTTTCCGGGAAGTCGAAATCGAGCTGACCGATGCCGCCCCCGAAGATCTGCTCGACGCAGTCGTCGTGCGGCTGCAAGCCGCCGGCGCCGGTTCCCCAGATCCGACGCCGAAAGTGGCGCGCGCATTGGGGTCGCGTGCGCTCCGACCGCCGGAGATCGTAGCCGAGGAGCTTGCGCCCGATGCTTCGGCCGGAGAAGTGGTGCGCCGAGCGCTGGCCGACGGCGTGATCAGGCTGCTGCGTCACGACGCCGGCGTTCGCCTCAGGGCTGATCCGGAGGAGGTACATCAAGCGCGCGTCGCGGTTCGACGCCTGCGCAGCGCTCTTCGTACCTTCTTGCCCATCATGGACATCGACTGGGCTTCGGCGCTCAGGCAGGACCTCGACCAGCTCGCCGATGATTTCGGCGCGGTGAGAGACGCCGACGTTCGAAAAGAACGCTTGCGCGCGCGCACACAGACGCTTCACCCGCCGGATCGGGCGGCAGCGCGGCGCATTCAAGCGGTCGCCCAAGCGCAGCGCGACGACGCCATGCGCCACGTGTCGGAGACGATCTCAAGCCGGGGCTACGTCGAATTGCTCAAGCGCTTAGTGGACGCGGCGCGCATGCCGTCGCTTGCGCCCATCGCCGCCGAGCCTGCGATCATGGCGCTTCCGCCGCTGGTCGCCAGTCTGTGGCGCAACGCGCGCAATCGCGTCGAGCAATTCGGCGACCGTCCGAGCGATCGGCAGCTGCACAAGCTGCGCATCCGGGCGAAACGCTGCCGCTACGCGGCAGAGGCGCTCGCCCCGGTCATCGGAAAACGGGCGCGCGCTTTTTCCAAGGCTGCTGCTGCGTTGCAGGAGGTGCTCGGTCAGCACCACGACGCGGTGGTGACGCAGGATTGGCTGAAGCGAAACGTGCCGGCGGGCAAGCTATCGTTTGCGGCCGGTCAGCTTTGCGCGCTTGAGCTGACGGCGCAGGCCGAAGCGTACAGCCGCTGGCGCGAGGCATGGCGCGCGTTCGACCGGAAGAAACTGCGCGCGTGGCTATAA
- a CDS encoding Hsp20/alpha crystallin family protein: MHPDDIFSEFDRLFEELSLPLTSHARRGSFAPNADVFLTEGGRTVIVRVEIASVNPDHIKLVVEGASLYLAGVRETNLKRADAVLQKEIDYGCFLKRIQLPFTVAVAEARAEYHDGTLTIKLPAAQERRGVVADRTEIRAVVRGRA, from the coding sequence ATGCATCCAGACGACATTTTCAGCGAGTTCGACCGCCTATTCGAGGAGCTAAGCCTCCCGCTGACCAGCCACGCCCGGCGGGGTTCCTTCGCCCCGAACGCCGACGTCTTCCTGACCGAAGGCGGCCGCACTGTCATCGTGCGGGTGGAGATCGCGAGCGTCAACCCGGATCACATCAAGCTGGTCGTGGAGGGCGCTAGCCTCTATTTGGCGGGCGTGCGCGAGACGAATCTGAAGCGCGCCGACGCGGTGCTGCAGAAGGAGATAGATTACGGCTGCTTCCTGAAGCGGATCCAATTGCCGTTCACCGTTGCGGTGGCCGAGGCGCGCGCCGAGTACCACGACGGCACGCTGACCATCAAATTGCCCGCGGCCCAAGAGCGCCGCGGCGTCGTCGCCGATCGCACCGAGATCCGCGCGGTCGTGAGGGGTCGCGCCTGA
- the lon gene encoding endopeptidase La, producing the protein MADEKRESRANASAPESGSIPHELAILPLQESVLFPNTVMPLAVTKPHGIKLVEDALRASAPVGVVALKDRDASPPTPDDVYHVGTVAIIQKMIKIPDGTLRCIISGTVPFSIGEFTQAEPYLVGKVEQLEEQTNESDELTALSRNLASQYTRLLSFLPSAPKELELEVNNISDPNLLSYFIASTMRLDTPDKQAVLEERDTLARLRMLTAFLTRELDVLELGHKIQSDIQKEMDKNQREYFLRQQLKAIQDELGETDPTQADVNELREKIETAKMPEEANKAAMRELDRLARIPSASPEYSVIRTYLDWLVTLPWSTTTADSLDIVKARKILDEDHYDLEKVKDRIIEYLAVRKLKNTLSGPILCFVGPPGVGKTSLGKSIARAMGRKFFRVSVGGVRDEAEIRGHRRTYIGAMPGTFIRAIRDAGSANPLIMIDEIDKVGADWRGDPSSALLEVLDPEQNNSFRDHYLDLPFDLSKVLFIATANQLDTVAPALRDRMELIPLAGYTQPEKVAIARKYLVPKQLAANGLTAKQCTISKDALASIAASYTREAGVRNLEREIATICRKVARKVAEKPRFAARITADNLSGYLGKQRFFAEIAKRTAARGVATGLVWTPVGGDIIFIESSVMPGSGKLTLTGQLGDVMKESAQAALSFLRSRSDELGLNKEFFGKHDVHVHVPAGAVPKDGPSAGVSIATSLVSALTDHKVDKNVAMTGEITLTGQVLPIGGVKEKVLAAVRAGIRTLVLPRRNEPDVQEDVPPEVRKLVRFVYVDELSQVFAEALHSAVITPVATANGRRNGRQLPAAAR; encoded by the coding sequence ATGGCCGACGAGAAGCGCGAGTCCCGCGCGAACGCCAGCGCCCCCGAGAGCGGCAGCATCCCGCACGAACTCGCGATCCTGCCGCTGCAAGAATCGGTGCTGTTCCCCAACACCGTCATGCCGCTTGCGGTCACCAAACCCCACGGCATCAAGCTGGTCGAGGACGCGCTGCGCGCGAGTGCGCCGGTCGGCGTCGTCGCGCTCAAGGATCGCGACGCTTCGCCGCCGACTCCGGATGACGTCTACCACGTAGGCACAGTCGCGATCATCCAAAAGATGATCAAGATCCCGGACGGCACTCTGCGCTGCATCATCTCCGGCACCGTGCCGTTCTCGATCGGCGAGTTCACCCAAGCCGAACCGTATCTGGTCGGGAAGGTCGAGCAGCTGGAGGAGCAGACCAACGAGAGCGATGAGCTGACGGCGCTGTCGCGCAATCTCGCGTCGCAATACACGCGCCTGCTCTCGTTCTTGCCATCAGCGCCCAAAGAGCTCGAACTGGAAGTCAACAACATCAGCGATCCGAACCTGCTGTCGTATTTCATCGCCTCGACCATGCGCCTGGACACTCCGGACAAGCAGGCGGTGCTGGAGGAGCGCGACACGCTGGCGCGCTTGCGCATGCTCACCGCGTTCCTCACGCGCGAACTCGACGTGCTCGAGCTGGGGCATAAGATCCAAAGCGACATCCAAAAGGAGATGGACAAGAACCAGCGCGAGTATTTCCTGCGCCAGCAGCTCAAGGCGATTCAGGACGAACTCGGCGAGACCGATCCCACCCAGGCCGACGTCAACGAACTGCGCGAGAAGATCGAAACCGCCAAGATGCCGGAGGAGGCGAACAAGGCGGCGATGCGCGAGCTGGACCGGCTGGCGCGCATCCCCTCGGCGAGCCCTGAGTACTCGGTGATCCGCACCTACCTGGATTGGCTCGTTACGTTGCCGTGGAGCACCACGACGGCCGATAGCCTGGACATCGTCAAAGCGCGCAAGATCCTCGACGAGGACCATTACGATCTCGAGAAAGTCAAGGACCGCATCATCGAGTACCTTGCGGTGCGCAAACTCAAGAACACGCTCTCGGGACCGATCCTGTGCTTCGTCGGGCCGCCCGGCGTGGGCAAGACCTCGCTCGGCAAGTCGATCGCGCGCGCGATGGGCCGTAAGTTCTTCCGCGTATCGGTCGGCGGCGTGCGAGATGAGGCCGAGATCCGCGGCCACCGCCGCACCTACATCGGCGCCATGCCGGGCACGTTCATCCGTGCCATCCGCGACGCCGGTTCCGCCAATCCGCTCATCATGATCGATGAGATCGACAAGGTCGGCGCCGATTGGCGCGGCGATCCGTCGTCAGCGCTTTTGGAAGTGCTCGATCCTGAGCAGAACAATTCGTTCCGCGATCACTACTTGGATCTGCCGTTCGACCTGAGCAAAGTGCTGTTCATCGCGACCGCCAATCAGCTCGACACGGTCGCCCCGGCGCTGCGCGACCGCATGGAGCTCATCCCGCTCGCCGGTTATACGCAGCCCGAGAAAGTGGCCATCGCGCGCAAGTACTTGGTGCCCAAGCAGCTCGCGGCCAACGGCTTGACCGCCAAGCAATGCACCATCAGCAAAGACGCGCTCGCGAGCATCGCCGCCAGCTATACGCGCGAAGCCGGCGTGCGCAATCTCGAGCGCGAGATCGCGACGATTTGCCGCAAAGTGGCGCGCAAAGTCGCCGAGAAGCCGCGCTTCGCCGCGCGCATCACGGCGGACAACCTTTCGGGTTACTTGGGCAAGCAGCGCTTTTTCGCGGAGATCGCCAAGCGCACGGCAGCGCGCGGCGTGGCCACCGGACTCGTCTGGACGCCGGTCGGCGGCGACATCATCTTCATCGAATCGAGCGTCATGCCGGGGAGCGGCAAGTTGACGCTGACCGGGCAGTTGGGCGACGTCATGAAGGAATCGGCGCAGGCGGCGCTGTCCTTCTTGCGCAGCCGCTCCGATGAGCTTGGTTTGAACAAGGAGTTCTTCGGCAAGCACGACGTGCACGTGCACGTGCCTGCCGGCGCCGTGCCCAAAGACGGACCATCCGCCGGCGTCTCGATCGCCACGTCGCTGGTGTCGGCGCTCACCGACCACAAGGTCGACAAGAACGTCGCCATGACGGGCGAGATCACCCTGACCGGGCAAGTGCTGCCCATCGGCGGGGTGAAAGAAAAAGTGCTCGCCGCGGTGCGCGCCGGGATCCGGACCTTGGTGCTGCCGCGACGCAACGAACCCGATGTCCAGGAAGACGTGCCGCCGGAGGTACGCAAGTTAGTGCGTTTCGTGTACGTGGACGAACTGTCGCAGGTGTTCGCCGAGGCATTGCACTCGGCGGTGATCACGCCGGTCGCGACGGCCAATGGGCGCCGCAACGGCCGCCAGCTCCCCGCCGCCGCACGCTAG
- a CDS encoding MaoC family dehydratase, translating to MEKYFDDFSVGDRMDAGSHTISLQEIKEFAARYDPQPFHLDEAAAARSPFKRLVASGWHTAAIAMKLAVESGVMKATGILGVGVDELRWPKPVYPGDTLRLVLEVVEKKPATPGSHRGVMRTRLSLFNQDDELVFTEVPILLVARK from the coding sequence ATGGAAAAATACTTCGACGATTTCAGCGTCGGCGACCGAATGGATGCCGGCAGTCACACCATCTCGCTCCAAGAGATCAAGGAGTTCGCAGCGCGCTACGATCCGCAACCATTCCACCTCGACGAAGCAGCCGCCGCGCGCAGCCCCTTCAAGCGGCTGGTGGCGAGCGGCTGGCACACCGCCGCGATCGCCATGAAGCTGGCCGTGGAGAGCGGCGTGATGAAGGCCACCGGCATCCTCGGCGTCGGCGTTGATGAGCTTCGCTGGCCCAAGCCGGTCTATCCGGGCGACACGCTGCGCTTGGTGTTGGAAGTCGTTGAGAAAAAGCCCGCGACGCCCGGCTCGCACCGCGGCGTCATGAGGACGAGGTTATCTCTTTTCAACCAAGACGACGAGCTCGTCTTCACGGAGGTGCCGATCCTCTTGGTCGCGAGAAAATAG
- the ppk1 gene encoding polyphosphate kinase 1, which yields MKYLNRDLSWLDFNARVLALSEDAGVPLLERARFLAIFSRNLDEFFQVRIGGLQEQLSAGVSATSSEGLSVTEQLHVIKPRIEDLVNRAAAIFKDQLKPALEHAGVRFTDWTQLDDIDRSHLTKMYNDHIFPVLTPLAVDPGHPFPYISNLSLNLAVVVGDPAQTQPRIARVKVPPLLPRFVKLPDGERFVPIEQIIAAHLGSLFPGMQIIAHHVFRVTRNADFALKEDEAEDLLEAVESVLRLRRRSPDAVRLEIARTMTDDVRNLLARELELDESDIYTVDDPLDLGGLWSIADLDKPQLKYEPWLPLTPAQLAAPVEQPLHLFRALRQGDILVHHPYDSFLTSVEAFVDQAARDPRVMAIKQTLYRTGAESPIIKSLIRAAEAGKQVAALVEVTARFDEATNINFARVLEEAGVHVVYGIVGLKTHAKITLVVRMEAGGIRRYSHVGTGNYNPTTARLYEDVGILSSDTELGADLSELFNFLTGYSKQSRYNKLLVAPGTLRPALQDLIKREADAPDGRIVLKVNNLVDPAIINALYAASQAGAQIDLIVRGICCLVPQVPELSENIRVRSIVGRYLEHSRILRFGSDARGAEYFIGSADIMQRNLDRRVEAIVPVSEPALQARLQEILDVNLADDVLAWELSAEGTWLKVPTVIGINTHRRLQELALARMPTQTPIDVSA from the coding sequence ATGAAGTACCTCAATCGCGACCTCTCGTGGCTGGACTTCAACGCCCGCGTCCTTGCTCTATCCGAGGACGCAGGCGTGCCGCTGCTCGAGCGCGCCAGGTTCCTCGCCATCTTCAGCCGCAATCTCGATGAGTTCTTCCAGGTGCGCATCGGCGGGCTCCAAGAGCAGCTCAGCGCGGGCGTCAGCGCGACGTCGTCCGAGGGCTTGAGCGTCACCGAACAGCTTCACGTCATCAAACCGCGCATCGAGGACCTCGTCAACCGAGCCGCGGCGATCTTCAAGGATCAGCTCAAGCCTGCGCTCGAGCACGCCGGCGTCCGCTTCACCGACTGGACGCAACTCGACGACATCGATCGCTCGCACCTCACGAAGATGTACAACGATCACATCTTTCCGGTGCTCACTCCGCTGGCGGTCGATCCTGGCCATCCCTTCCCGTATATCTCCAACCTCTCGCTGAACCTCGCCGTCGTCGTCGGCGACCCGGCGCAAACGCAGCCGCGCATCGCGCGCGTGAAAGTGCCGCCACTGCTGCCGCGTTTCGTGAAGCTGCCGGACGGCGAGCGCTTCGTGCCGATCGAGCAGATCATCGCAGCGCACCTCGGCTCGCTGTTCCCAGGCATGCAGATCATCGCGCACCACGTGTTCCGCGTGACCCGCAACGCCGACTTCGCGCTGAAAGAGGACGAAGCGGAAGACCTGCTCGAGGCGGTCGAGTCGGTCCTGCGGCTGCGGCGCCGTTCGCCCGATGCGGTGCGGCTCGAGATCGCGCGCACGATGACCGATGACGTCCGCAACCTGCTCGCTCGCGAACTGGAACTCGATGAGTCCGACATCTACACGGTGGACGACCCGCTGGATCTCGGAGGGCTGTGGAGCATCGCCGACCTCGACAAGCCGCAGCTCAAATACGAACCATGGCTTCCGCTCACCCCCGCGCAATTGGCGGCGCCCGTCGAACAGCCGCTGCACCTCTTCCGCGCGCTGCGCCAAGGCGACATCCTCGTCCACCATCCATACGATTCGTTCCTGACGTCGGTCGAGGCATTCGTCGATCAAGCCGCGCGCGATCCGCGCGTGATGGCCATCAAGCAGACGCTGTACCGCACCGGTGCGGAGAGCCCGATCATCAAATCGCTGATCCGCGCCGCGGAGGCCGGCAAGCAGGTCGCGGCCCTGGTCGAGGTCACGGCGCGTTTCGACGAAGCCACCAACATCAATTTCGCGCGCGTGCTCGAGGAGGCCGGCGTGCACGTGGTCTACGGGATCGTAGGCCTCAAAACGCACGCCAAGATCACGCTGGTCGTGCGCATGGAAGCCGGCGGGATCCGCCGCTACAGCCACGTGGGCACCGGCAACTACAATCCGACGACGGCGCGGTTGTACGAAGACGTCGGCATCCTCTCCTCGGATACGGAGCTCGGCGCCGACCTCTCCGAACTGTTCAACTTCCTCACCGGCTATAGCAAGCAAAGCCGTTACAACAAACTCTTGGTGGCACCGGGCACGCTGCGCCCAGCGCTCCAAGACCTCATCAAGCGCGAAGCGGATGCGCCGGACGGCCGCATCGTGCTGAAGGTCAACAACCTGGTGGATCCGGCCATCATCAACGCGCTCTACGCGGCATCCCAGGCGGGGGCGCAGATCGACCTCATCGTGCGCGGCATCTGCTGCCTCGTGCCGCAGGTGCCGGAGCTATCCGAGAACATCCGCGTGCGTTCGATCGTGGGCCGCTATCTCGAGCATTCGCGCATCCTTCGCTTCGGCAGCGACGCGCGCGGCGCGGAGTACTTCATCGGGTCCGCCGACATCATGCAGCGCAACCTCGATCGGCGCGTGGAGGCGATCGTGCCGGTCAGCGAGCCTGCGCTCCAGGCGCGCCTGCAAGAGATCCTCGACGTCAATCTCGCCGACGACGTGCTGGCATGGGAGTTGAGCGCCGAGGGCACGTGGCTCAAGGTGCCCACCGTCATCGGCATCAACACACATCGGCGCCTGCAAGAACTCGCCTTGGCGCGCATGCCGACGCAAACGCCTATCGACGTCAGTGCTTGA
- a CDS encoding GNAT family N-acetyltransferase, translating into MSVTIRDARDDDATSLISLIGSVFSEYPGCVLEVDGEMPQLRSIATTFERWGGQFWVVEKDGAIVGCGGFAPTEGDGLELKHLYIASGARRTGLGTRLTHMVEEAAMVRGKRNVELWTDTRFAEAHKLYEGLGYARMPERRELHDLSRTVEYHYIKHLW; encoded by the coding sequence ATGAGCGTGACGATCCGCGATGCGCGCGACGACGACGCGACAAGCTTGATCTCGCTCATCGGGAGCGTCTTCTCCGAGTACCCGGGCTGCGTACTGGAGGTCGATGGCGAGATGCCGCAGCTTCGATCCATCGCGACCACGTTCGAGCGCTGGGGCGGCCAGTTTTGGGTGGTGGAGAAGGACGGCGCCATCGTCGGCTGTGGCGGGTTTGCGCCAACCGAGGGTGATGGGCTCGAACTCAAACATCTTTACATCGCCAGCGGCGCGCGCCGAACGGGCCTAGGAACGCGGCTGACCCATATGGTCGAGGAAGCGGCGATGGTGCGGGGCAAGCGAAACGTCGAGTTGTGGACCGACACGCGCTTTGCGGAAGCCCACAAGCTGTACGAAGGGCTCGGCTACGCGCGCATGCCGGAGAGGCGTGAATTGCACGATCTGAGCCGCACCGTCGAGTATCATTACATCAAGCACTTATGGTGA
- a CDS encoding SAM-dependent methyltransferase has protein sequence MTEPVSVDETANWVAMYRALESERPDALFKDPFARRLAGPRGEEIMRKLKSSRTYAWPMVVRTKVMDEIIERLVAQGVDLVLNLAAGLDARPYRLNLPPALRWVEVDFPKTIDSKTAALADAKPVCHLERRGLDLADVAARRAFLSSLGAEARNALVITEGLLVYLSAEDVGQLADDLAAVPGFAWWLTDLASPFILKMMQRSWGKSVAAGRAPFRFAPEGGADFFSPHGWRFVEYHSLWVEGHRLHREGSMGWLWRLLFRRMWRDELNRRSGPMSGVVLLKRAG, from the coding sequence ATGACTGAGCCCGTTTCCGTCGACGAGACCGCCAACTGGGTTGCGATGTACCGAGCGCTCGAATCCGAACGCCCGGACGCCCTCTTCAAAGATCCATTCGCGCGCAGGCTCGCCGGACCGCGCGGCGAGGAGATCATGCGCAAGCTGAAGAGTTCGCGCACCTACGCGTGGCCGATGGTCGTGCGCACGAAGGTGATGGATGAGATCATCGAACGGCTCGTCGCGCAGGGCGTAGATCTCGTGCTTAACCTTGCGGCCGGCCTGGACGCACGCCCTTACCGTCTCAACCTCCCGCCGGCCCTGCGCTGGGTCGAAGTCGACTTCCCGAAGACCATCGACTCCAAGACCGCAGCGCTTGCCGATGCCAAACCCGTCTGCCATCTCGAGCGCCGTGGCCTGGACCTCGCCGACGTCGCCGCAAGGCGCGCGTTCCTCTCGTCGCTCGGTGCGGAGGCGCGCAACGCGCTCGTGATCACCGAAGGGCTGCTCGTCTATCTTTCGGCTGAGGATGTCGGGCAACTCGCCGACGATCTGGCCGCCGTGCCCGGGTTTGCTTGGTGGCTGACCGATCTCGCGTCACCGTTCATCCTCAAGATGATGCAGCGATCGTGGGGCAAGAGCGTCGCGGCGGGCAGAGCTCCGTTCCGCTTCGCTCCCGAAGGCGGAGCCGATTTTTTCTCACCGCACGGCTGGCGATTCGTGGAGTACCACTCGCTGTGGGTCGAGGGTCACCGCCTGCATCGCGAGGGATCGATGGGCTGGCTATGGCGCCTGTTGTTCAGACGCATGTGGCGCGATGAACTGAACCGGCGCTCCGGTCCGATGTCCGGCGTTGTGCTGTTGAAGAGAGCGGGCTAG